Genomic window (Oryzias latipes chromosome 17, ASM223467v1):
GACCTCTCACTTATaaaatttatgaaaaatgttACACTTCAAGTACTTATCTAAAGGTCCACATGACAATCATACTGGTGAgaggcctttttcttgtaaattgttTAAAAGAAGTTTCACAACACAGACTCATTCAAAAGGCCACATGTTAACTCGCACAAGTGAAAGACCTTTTTCTTGTGAAATTTGAAAGAAAGCCTTCAAACACTCAAAGAGTTTGTCCCGTTAAATGAACATTCCAGCACGTGCACAGCTGTTTACTTGTAAAGTatgtgaaaaaagtttcagtCAAAGTTGTCAATTAAAAGTTGACATAAGAACAACTCACACACTTGAAAGTCgttttttatgtgaaatttgaaaaaataaataaaaaattatctaCTTAAAAGGTTTGCCCtgtcacatgagaactcacGGAAGCGAAAAGccattttcttgtaaaatatGTAACTAACATTGttttcaaaatcatcaatttagAGCCCCCATGAAACAGTTCCACTTTAAAAGTCTATATGAAAACTTACACATGCAAAAGGCTTTTCTCTGTTAAAATGTGCAAGAAGGCTTTTTCCAGGCAAAAAGTTTGATCTGTCACACATACAGGTGACTAGCTTTTTACttgcaaaacatgtttaaaaaaagaaagtttcatCCAAAGTAACTTAAAAGTTCACATGTGAAGAACTCATACGAGATGAAAGCCCTTAGTCATGGGAAATTTGTAAGAAAGTTTTAGCCACCAAAATGTTAGACCCATCACATGAGAACTGAACACGTAAAAAACATTCttgtaaaacattttggaaaagttTTTTGCATCCTCTTTATCGACTGTACACATGAATATTTACACACTAGTGAAAAGGTTCTTTTTTGTAAAGTACTGTGTGTCTTCTAATATTGACCCATTATTGAAATCCGTTTCCAAAAAACGCCAAGTGTGAAGAAATGTTGGGACAAACCGGCAACAGTGCTCTAAAGTGCCACAGCAACCCTCAATCTTCAAGGGTCATTGGATTAAGACTAAGGAAAAAGATTGAGGTGCTCTACTTAATCTTATTCCTAAAATAATTCATTACAATTTAATCAAACCACACTTCCCAGCTTTGACCATTAATGATGTTCCCCTACAAGATAAAAAACGTGACAATAAACTAGTAACTCTAAACTTAGAAagctagaaaacaacataatgATGAAATTATTTTACTTATAAACGAAATACCCActctaaattaaattaaataaacacattttgaaagaaTATCAAAAATTAATCCTGCAGGAGATGCAATTTTGATTAATCTGGAACTGAAACCATTgcttatatataaatatataatttatctttttttaccGTCCATGAATGAAACATCTCTTTTGCGATCAACTTTATGATTATTCTGTAAGAACACTTCATATATTTGTAAATGATAAAACACATGCCCTTTGTTtaccatctttttctttttactttttctttttactttgtcaTTTTAGTTATTGTTTGCTTAATTCTGATGAATGTTTCACTTTCACTGACTTGATTTGTATATGAAATATAAAAgtacttttaattatgatcgattaaaaaaaaaagtgtgatttaCCTAGCGTTTTTTCAAAACCTCCCTGCCCATAGGGGGCGGTAATGCCTCTAGCCCGGATGTAAAATGAGGTCATATTTTTCCGGTTTGGTTTCGGAGCTTTGTTTAGGAATGGTTATTTCATGCATAAAGATTTGCATGTTTTGTTGAAAAGAGTCTTAGGAAGGAGGACATGTCGATGGAAATCTTCATAAATCAGTAGTCCAACGTTCGGTATGTATTTCTGTGAAAGTCTAGAACAGCTACGAATGAAAAAGGGTAAACTCCActgattattttgaaaaatgtaagcTTGTAAAGCttcgttttgaaattatttcatttttctttagactttgaaaaatgattttgcaaAGTGTCGTTTGAAATCTCTCCCCGCACTCTAGAATTTAGTAGACgacattttattgtatttatttatttattaaagataTCATAACACGCCAAAAATCTCTCGCAGAGAGAGGACAATAACAAAACGTAACCTTATTACGGGTTGTACAAAGACACAACACAGTCGTTTTTTGATGATCAAAAACagaatacattaaaaatgtaaaaagaattaaaaaaaatggaaccaaGAAGTGACACAGAAAACTAAAAGAATAACCATGTAACTATTTCTTAAAAGGGtaattagaatagaatagaatgcctttattgtcactataCACATGTACAATTTGCATCACACGTGCATACAGTGAAATGAAAGCCGCTCACTATTCAGTCCAAACATGCATGACAAAAGTTATctcacaaaaataataaaataatttcacaaaaatgaaTAGTACAATTtacaaaagtacaaaatgtacaatagaacatttctgcagagaggtagataaaaaaaaaaacagttatgcCCATTATGGCAGATATTAATATATTGCACATGATGAGATTATACTTCACATAATGAGATGGTGTTGACATGATGAGATGCGCATAGTGAAAGAGGGAGACATGAGGGTGGAGCTGTCAGTGtcagtgcatgtgtgagttcaGGATGGTCATGGCTTTGggggaaaaactgtttttaaggcGGTTTGTCCTGGATCTGATGCACCTGTAGCGCCTTCCTGAGGGCAACAGGTCAAACAGTCCAGAGCCAGGGTGGGAAATGTCTTTTATGATCTTCCCAGCTCTGCTAAGACAGCGGGAGTAGTATATGTccaacagggaggggaggggggagccgatgatcctctgagctgctttgacttccctctgcagtcTCTCCCTGTCCACCATGGTGCAGCTGCCTTACCACGTAATGCAGTAGGTCAGAAGGCTTTCAATGGACGCACGGTAGAAGGTTGTCAGAAGGCTGGGGTCCAGATTGTGCTTTCTGAGGACCCGCAGAAAGTGGAGTCTATGCTGGGTCTTATTGATGACCTCTGTAATGTTTTCTGTCCAGgaaatgttgttggaaaataaaactcCCAGAAACAGGaaggtgtggaccctctccacacgcTCTCCATTGATGTAGAGGGGAGCTGGGTCGGTGCTgtgcctcctgaagtccacgatgatttccttggttttcttggtgTTCAGAGCTAAGTTGTTGTCTGAGCACCAAGCTGCCAGCTTCAGGACCTCCTTCCTGTAGGCTGCATCGTCTCCCTTTGAAATTAGTCAGACGActgtggtgtcatcagcaaacttcaCGATGATGTTGCTGTCGTGCTGCGGACTGCAGTTGTGGGTGTAGAGGCAGTACAGGAGtgggctcagcacacagccctgtgggcAGTCAGTGCTTAGTGTGCGTGTGGGGGAGAGGTGGGGCCCAGCCTCACATCCTGGGGCCGGTCATTGAGGAAGTCCTTTATCCAGGCACATGTGAGGGGGGCAGGCCTATAGTGTCCAGTTTTCTGATCAGTACGTCCGGGATGATTGtataaaggcctgttcacaccgggacgaatttcgccggcgattttcgccgacgtttaacgcctcgtgactaaacaaagggcaccaacgagagtgtgcacaccgacgcgaaaaaacgccaggcgttaaagcgtcaaaaaaaaaaaacgcctcgggttcgtttttttttttcgacgcgtcgcgtcgaaatctactcgaccaatgacaacggcgcttttgctcacgtgtctggagcttctgaagttacagtaaaacacaacttgggggcgctcaaacacaaaactgccttgctgagcacacataccagcgaagaagatagacgccaagtagcgtctacacagccgcgaagcaataatgacggacattcttaaatatccccgaaccaagcaccagttggagctactggtgcttgaaatattcatgttttctttgtttgattctgacaagcgtgtaaatacttgctctcttcttctgagtgaaaagcgactttaagaagcgtaaagttgcgcagcgccaacagttcagtgtgatggggagtgtggaaaagaggtgaagaggcgagtgcaggcaggttggagcggttggaggaaagtgtcaggagtgttgtgtgacagaaaagtgccagcaagactcaaaggaaaggtgtacaagacagtggtgagaccagctctgctctatgggttagagacggtagcagtgagacagagacaagaggctgagatggaggtagcagagatgaagatgttgaggttctccttaggagtgaccaggttagacaggataaggaacgagtacatcagagggacggctcatgttgcctgtgttagcgacaaagtcagagaagccagactgagatggtttggacatgttcagaggagggatagtggatatattggtagaaggatgttggagatggagctgcctggccggagggcaagaggacggccaaagaggagatatatggatgtcttaacagaggacatgaagttggctaacgttagggtagaagatgttcatgatagagtgaggtggaaaaggatgattcgctgtggcgacccctgatgggaaaagccgaaagagaaagaagaagaaagttgcgcagcgccaccttgtgtacaggagtatttctgttttacattaagcgccatctaatgtcagggaatgaaattgcatgttcactccactcatcgtcagcgaaaatcgcctgggtgtgaacacaaaaaacgtggcgaaaaacgctggcgaataacgcctggcgaatattcgtcccggtgtgtacgggcctttaaagGCAGAGCTGTAGTACACAAAGAGCATCCGGACATAGCTCTGCTGCTTCTCCAGGTGGCTCAGCACAGCATGCAGGGCTAAGGCGATGGCATCCTCTGTAGACCGGTTTGTGCGGTAtgcaaactggtgggggtcgAGTTCTGGGGGTTTATCATTGATGTGCCGGAGGACCAGTCTCTCCAAGCACTTCATGATAATTGGTGTGAGCGCAAATGGACGGTAGTCATTGAGGCTGGAGATGGGAGATTTCTTCGGCACTGGGATGATGGTTGCAGATTTCAGACAGGAAGGTATCACTGCCTGGGCCAGGGAAATGTTGAAGATCTCTGTGAAGATAGGTGGGGCATTTGGCAGTTTTCCAGATTTGcatggttttattttgagttaCAATATATTTTGCATTCAAAGCGATAATTCACACTTCGTTAGGCATTATCCCTTGCATAATGCATACAACGCTTATCCCTTTACCATCAAAGACATGCATACTTACTTAATTCTTCATAATTAAATCTTATTAATTTTTAGGTTAAATTGTCCTCCACGTCAAGCAGACGATTTGATGCACAGGACGACACATCGTCATGGTAACGGCTACTGAGCCTGCAATGACCTTGTTTAGCTGCAGAGGAATGAAAAATATACACTGTATGTcagaaaaactttaacaaagCCTCAATTCAGACAGAAAGCTTGCTTCTTCCAGCTAGTTTTTATCctgatgatgaagcaaaagaaaCTCCTAAGTCTAAATTGTTTAATTCTTCCCTCTGTTTGATTTCCATTCTTATATTATCTTCTCTCtttctattctgatgcatcttaGGGAGGTCAAAGGAAACtatgggtgtattcagactggaaaagtctgttggtcCGGACTGAGTCCACATAATTGGatccggatcgagtcctgaaccttagTCTGAATTCAGACTGCCGTCCACCATATATTTCTGATTCCAACTAAACcgtgtaaacaaaaacatgtgactGAAAGTGCTAGGGAGGGCGAAGTAACCAGAGAgagaataatggaagtcctgcgctttcTTGTCGGGGTAGTTTAGTTACGGTATTCAGACTTTACATTTCGCTAACCAATGTTGAATGTCTGTATTAAGGTCAGATCCACCATTTTTGCTTGCTATTTTGGCGGTTACAGAGGAGATGACTAAGAAGCtatgctgataagtgtttatgacataaattgtaagaaaaacagtttggaagaagcaatgtgtatcacaaTAAACGTTATTTTAATGATTCTGCATTTAcccgaccacatttcaatgactTGCTGTGTCGTCGTTGCTCCGCTACTTTGTTGACATCTTGTTATGCtcggctacggtggccattgtggttcagttgttccgcaCAGAGCATGAAGCCTTTTTAGACTGAAGAAAGTCAAAGccaaccgaagctcagtcctaTTGaaaacgaaccgagaccaccaCTTCCAAAGATgagtcagagagcggttcctgatTTCAGACCAGGGTCCCTTGGGTGTATTTatactgaattttttttcctagaTTTTGGGGGAAATGTACTCTGGTTCCCTTTAAGTGAACCGAATGAGTCCAGTCTGTATACACCCTATAAAATCCCTCGTGTCTTTTCCATTGTCTCTCTGTTGTGATGGGCTGTGAAATAATGTATGAAGacctatgtttgtttttttatctatgtatttgtttgttttaaattaaatgcgtttcaaatgtattaaaaattggAATACAATCTATATAGTACAAACCTATAGATACTAATAGTAatattgtattttgttttaatgttctcAGTTTCTGTTGCTCCAATTACCAACTGGTGCTTAGGCCAGCACAATTAAATAGATTATAAATAATCTCTGTGGACTATCAGTTTTTAATCAacaccatccatccaatcagaaTTGACCGTTCATCCGGTCCATGGTATAACTGAAATTGGCATGCTGAAACAGTGAGTATTGAAGTGTCAGtcatttttattcttgtctAAAGGATTttgttcttctgtggtttttgtcTGTCAGGAGTACATGATGAACCGCAGCTCTAACCAGGACAGAGTATCCACTCTGGGccaagcagaaccagaacctccactaATCAAAGAGGAATCGGAGGAGCAGTGTATCAATCAAGAGGAAGAGACGCTGCTTCCACATCAGGAGACTGATGTGAAGGTGGAGATAATATCTAATTGTGACGAAACACCCAAACTCtgtaaaaattttaaatttgagTTCAAAGAATTGTTAGATCATAAGCATCATCCGGCGAACATCATCAGGATTCCTGTTGAAAAGCAGCATGAAATAGGTATGTCAACTTTAACTGTTCTGACaaagaatgttgttttttattatgaaacAACTGGTGCCTGAACATATAAGAGTCTTCTTATAACCACTATCTAGTTCCTTCTAACGACACTCTTTGCATTTGCTGATATCTTTTAGATGACGAAATCTGCAGTAGATCTAATCTTTATATGTCCTCAATTAAATACATCTCTTAAATAGATAGAAACTACAAATATAATCTTTTTGTCTAAGAAAAAAGCGTGAAAGACAAAAGAGTGAATGTGGATGTTTTGTCAATGTTTTCTGCTCATGAAGATGAACAGTCTGGTTCTTCTTTAAAGGAGCTGCTCCATCTGTTCCACGCGACTGTGTGAATTAATGTTACATCACCTGTTATAACACGAAATAGTTGAGAATGAGATTAAGTGCTGTGATTACAAAATCACATTGTTATTTGGTTGGCAGGGAACAGAGTCCTTTTATTCaatgttttagatgttttttaaagtttcctcCTGAATCTTTGTTCCTGCAGACCtctcagagaaaaacatctgtaaGGAGGAGACTGATGATGAGCAGCTTCTCTGGAAGCAGGAGAGGAGCTCCAGTCTGGATGAAGAGAAACCAGAGCTTCCACTGATCAAAGAGGAGTGGGAGGAGGTCTGCATTGGTGAGGAAGGAGATCAGCTTGAACTGAAGGAGGAAAATGATGATTTCATGGACACTGAGGATGATCAGGAAAACATGGACTTCAAACCAGAACCAAGTGAGAACCCAGTTCTGGAAGCAAACTCTCAGATCAGAAACAGCGATATTGTGATTGTCCAGCTGGACTCTCCTTCACATGAGAGCTCACACTCCTGCGATACATGTGGAAAACAGTTTATTCAACGTGGTCATTTAACAattcacatgagaactcacacaggtgaaAGACCTTTTACTTGTGAAGTATGTGAAAAAAGTTTCATCACAAATAGTAACTTAAAAGcccacatgagaactcacacaggtgagAAGCCTTTTAATTGCAAAGTATGTCCAAAAAGTTTCCTCACACGTAGTGAAATGAAAATCCAcctgagaactcacacaggtgagAAGCCTTTTTTGTGCAAAGTATGTGAAAGACGTTTCACTACAAGTAGTGCCTTAAATGTCCACATaagaactcacacaggtgagAGACCTTTTTTATGTGAAGTGTGTCAAAAGGGTTTCCTTACGAGTAGTGAAATGAAAATCCAtttgagaactcacacaggtgaaAGACCTTTTTCATGTAAACtatgtgaaaaaagttttactACAAGAACTGTGTTAAATGTTCACATAAGGACTCACACAGGCGAGAGGCCTTTTTCCTGTGAAGTATGTAGCAAAATTTTCACTACAAGTAATGCCTTAAAAATCCACATGATAAGCCACACAGGTGaaaggcctttttcttgtatagtatgtggaaaaagtttcaTTCGAAGTAGTCACTTAACAGCCCACCTAAGAACTCACACAGGcgaaaagcctttttcctgtGAAATATGTCAAAGAAGTTTCACTACAAGCAGTCACTTAAATGTCCATCTGAGAAGTCACACAGGTGAGAAGCCTTTTTCATGTGAATTATGTCAGAAGAGTTTCCTTACATGTGCGGAATTAAAAGTCCACTTTAGAACTCACACTGGTGAGAAGCCCTTTACTTGTAAAGtatgtgaaaaaagttttacGACAAGTAGCTGCTTAAGAGTCCACATGAGGACCCACACACATGAAAAGCCTTTTACTTGTACACTATGTGAAAAAAGTTTCTCCAGAAGTAGTTCCTTAAAAATCCACATGAAAAATCATGTAGGTGAGGAGATTTTTTCTGGTAAAGAGTGAAAGACAATTCATAGTAACTTCCTTAACCCTAAAACACTTCAGCTATAAAAAGTTACACCATCACTTTTGCCGGGTAATTTTTACCAGATATATTATACCCACCACAAAGTACTTGtcataaaaatagatcaaaacatgacacaCGATAaattagtgttttattttttattttcaactggtatgtaaatttgaaaaaagaaaaacttaggaGAATCCTAACAACATGCtcaaaaattattgaaaaattaggaattttaGAAcagaaaattcctaaaaaaaatactaaaatgataCTAGAAGCTCggtctttggtccacccattcctgggacatgtgagacttccctggtgaaggCGCAGACTCCTTGCCACGCGACATATTGAAACTCGTGTAAATAGTTTTGCTCGGTTGAAACTCACCCGGCGAAAGTGCTCTAGGATTAAAAGTCCACAGGGGAACTtgcctttcttttttcaaacttgtaAAAAAGATGTTTCCAGGCAAGAAGTTAGACCTATCACATGAGAACTTACACATGTACAAACCATAATTCTGGTAAAACATTTCGAAAAGGTTTTTTTGCATCCTCATCATTAACTGTACACATATGTACAAAAGTGAAACTATTCATTTTTTGTATATTTCTTCATATCCTCTAATACTGACCCATTAGTAAATCTGTTTCCAACAAACACcaaatatgaagaaatgttGGGACAAACAGACAGCGGTGCTCTAGAGTGTTGGTCTGTAGCAGCCGTCAGTCTCTAATGACTCACCATGCAGAGATGCATGTTGGgaacataaagaacatgctagtGCCATATTTGCCATTAATCCTCTCCTTTGACCAGACAAAGAAGGGGGCTGAATTTCAGTGCATGATTACGTGATTTGCACCTTGCTACCGAAAATATGTTACcatgacatattttactgtcaaCTGAACCCAAGGAAAGGTTTAGGACTTTGGGTTTGGTTCATTTCATAGTCAATGAAATTGTaaagtttaatttaatcttCAGACTGTTCCACATAAAGCAACATGTTGAAAGAGcactgtgtttttgtaaagtaaaaactAATATTTTCTGTCCAGTATAATCATTTTTCAGGATTCACAAAGATGGGAGATGGATTTCTCACGTGGAGATCCTTGGTTATAGATTACTAATCCATTGAATGTTGTGAGATTTTGCATCAGAATATGACATGTCTGAaagtacaaatgttttttaatttttattttatgtgtaaATAGCAGTTGCATACTATATAGGAATTTCTGATATTTAAGTAAATTGCTGTTGTAAACTGCTgatgaaggtttaaaataaTTGTCAGTGCTCAAATTTAACTTTGAACAAATGTGTACATTCTTTCATAATAAAACGCATACACAATCATAATGGTCGGTTATTTAGAACTCTTGTTCCTGTCTTCATTAAGGTCACAGACCAGTTTTATGTAAGACACTATTTTTATGGTGATACTGAAATTggcattttaatcttttttttttaagcttttggtTTCTCTTAACTTTTGAGGAGGAAAAATCAGTGTATCACATTAAAAGGGCCCTACAggaaatctaatttaaaaagaCTTTTACGGTTTGGTCTGTTTATGAATATTTAGTACATGCAGTggttaagaatttttttcttccaacctTTATTTACCCTGGAAtttgtcccattgagattaagaatctctttttcaagggagtcctggctaattaactttttgttgaaGTAATCTTCTGGAGACCAACACATCAGAGGGATTgtctgtaaatattttaaagaggaTCAAGATTGCTGATttctgaagttgtttttttattagtaaaaatgtattcaagacaaaattatagtgttttttcccccacagaacATTACTTTAGTCCAAGTCCTGTGAAAAAACTACAGCACACTAAGACAACACAATTATTCATCAGGGCcaaatttttctttcattttttttttttttaaatcttgaatcttgacCCTTTGTGAAGGCTTTTTATCTATAACACAAAGGACCACAGTCTTTTCCAGAACAATTAAACAAGGGCCATTCAAATTTATCTTTGCAGTaggacctttttttaaatatgaattttCCACAGATTACAAActagatgtttttatttcttaaatgtataaatgttgGATTCTAGGATTTTTCTGTTTGGAAATCAATTAATCTATTTATTAGAAGCACTAATGTGAAACAAGTAAAGTATctggtttattttttgaaacatttgtgagCATTTTACAAACTTTTCGCCCATAGGGGGCGGTATTTCTTCTAAGCGGGAAATTAAGGAAGCCAGTCAGTTCCTGTTTGGTTTTGGTGCGCACTCAGTTAGTTCTCACGGTGGTTTTCCGAAGGACGACACCGATGGAAATCTTCAAAAAGCACTAGGTCCGACTTCCAAAGAGTTGGTATGTATGTAACTCTAAATGATAAACTATAAAAGAAACTTCTACATCtctatgtttgaaaaaaatgttagctttgaatctttttttaaaataaacttcattgCACATAATGCCATTCTAAAGAAATTCACATCAGGGATGCAGAATAGGAGAACAGTTGCAAatatcaaatatatatatatatatatatatatatatatatatatatatatatatatatatatatatatatatgtgtgtatatatatatatatatatatatacatacatatatatatatatatatatatatatatatatatatatatatacatataaacaaGATTAGAAATAAGCCAGGGGGTTATGTTTTACAACAAAATATTGAATCTTTCAAAGTGACACTCGGACAAGGTtttgattgctttttgcttctcaGAATTACGAATACTAGTAATATTCCAATTGAACTCAAATTGAAAGAATACCACGAAACAAGGTTTTTTCGACCAGATAATTTACATTTGTATATATCAAATTTGGCTAAAATGAGCAAAAGGTTTTAAAGTAAATCAGAGTCCTTTTGTTAATTCTTTGATATAAGACACCTAACTAGACATCTTTCCAGAATAAAAGGAAACGAGCATCAATTTTGTCATGAATTAAATCACAAATCTTCTGCCAAAACACATGAACTTGAGAAAAGATGAGTGACTGTTTCAGGGAAATTGCAGTAAAAACTACAAAGTGTATCTATGTTTAATCTAAATCtattttgaatgaaatgtttcgcTGGGTAAATTCCGTGGATAATcttaaaattatttcttttacatGTCATCAAGAATTTTATTGGGTGTTTGCCAAACCTCCTTCCATGCAATATCTTCCACAAACATCAAATAAGACATCATCTGAGGTTTGAAATaatgtttgtttgaaattatGTTCtaatggatttattgtttttcctgGGATAGCTTGACAAACATATTTTCCCAACAGGAGAAGTAATGGGAGAGAGCAGAAAAGGTTATAGCATATTCTAAAGGGGGAACGGGGATGGTACATTTTGGAAGAAATTTCTCATATGTTAAAAGTAAGCCCTAGTTGTTGAATAATTGATACACAAAAC
Coding sequences:
- the LOC105356154 gene encoding oocyte zinc finger protein XlCOF22 isoform X1 translates to MLLCKPFAQLIFDTFSVSDRLMEIFSKQDHRFQKIDVLQLRGCKEEERSSSLDEDETEPPQIKEEEEELCCSQEEEQQLLKQEIKSECEEILVIQYEDLSEKNICKEETDDEQLLWKQERSSSLDEEKPELPLIKEEWEEVCIGEEGDQLELKEENDDFMDTEDDQENMDFKPEPSENPVLEANSQIRNSDIVIVQLDSPSHESSHSCDTCGKQFIQRGHLTIHMRTHTGERPFTCEVCEKSFITNSNLKAHMRTHTGEKPFNCKVCPKSFLTRSEMKIHLRTHTGEKPFLCKVCERRFTTSSALNVHIRTHTGERPFLCEVCQKGFLTSSEMKIHLRTHTGERPFSCKLCEKSFTTRTVLNVHIRTHTGERPFSCEVCSKIFTTSNALKIHMISHTGERPFSCIVCGKSFIRSSHLTAHLRTHTGEKPFSCEICQRSFTTSSHLNVHLRSHTGEKPFSCELCQKSFLTCAELKVHFRTHTGEKPFTCKVCEKSFTTSSCLRVHMRTHTHEKPFTCTLCEKSFSRSSSLKIHMKNHVGEEIFSGKE
- the LOC105356154 gene encoding oocyte zinc finger protein XlCOF22 isoform X2, whose translation is MMNRSSNQDRVSTLGQAEPEPPLIKEESEEQCINQEEETLLPHQETDVKVEIISNCDETPKLCKNFKFEFKELLDHKHHPANIIRIPVEKQHEIDLSEKNICKEETDDEQLLWKQERSSSLDEEKPELPLIKEEWEEVCIGEEGDQLELKEENDDFMDTEDDQENMDFKPEPSENPVLEANSQIRNSDIVIVQLDSPSHESSHSCDTCGKQFIQRGHLTIHMRTHTGERPFTCEVCEKSFITNSNLKAHMRTHTGEKPFNCKVCPKSFLTRSEMKIHLRTHTGEKPFLCKVCERRFTTSSALNVHIRTHTGERPFLCEVCQKGFLTSSEMKIHLRTHTGERPFSCKLCEKSFTTRTVLNVHIRTHTGERPFSCEVCSKIFTTSNALKIHMISHTGERPFSCIVCGKSFIRSSHLTAHLRTHTGEKPFSCEICQRSFTTSSHLNVHLRSHTGEKPFSCELCQKSFLTCAELKVHFRTHTGEKPFTCKVCEKSFTTSSCLRVHMRTHTHEKPFTCTLCEKSFSRSSSLKIHMKNHVGEEIFSGKE